The Amycolatopsis viridis genome window below encodes:
- a CDS encoding GNAT family N-acetyltransferase has product MRIRPADVTDAEAVFTLLGQATEGRAARPVFEHNYEQLIAATTYDDTDFLVADRDGEVVGYVLAARVLSLHSGGPVSQLLELVVDTGHRGHGIGGLLVDAVIQRARTAGAVAVSVAVRGARGYYERRGFVASAACLTLPLT; this is encoded by the coding sequence GTGCGGATCAGGCCAGCCGATGTCACCGATGCCGAAGCCGTCTTCACCCTGCTCGGTCAGGCCACGGAGGGCCGTGCCGCCCGGCCGGTCTTCGAACACAACTACGAACAGCTGATCGCGGCGACGACGTACGACGACACGGACTTCCTGGTGGCGGACCGGGACGGCGAGGTGGTCGGCTACGTCCTGGCCGCTCGCGTGCTGTCGCTGCATTCCGGCGGGCCGGTCAGTCAGCTGCTGGAACTCGTGGTGGACACCGGGCACCGCGGACACGGGATCGGCGGGCTCCTGGTGGACGCGGTGATCCAGCGGGCACGCACGGCCGGGGCCGTCGCGGTGAGCGTCGCGGTGCGGGGCGCCCGCGGCTACTACGAGCGGCGCGGCTTCGTCGCGAGCGCCGCGTGCCTGACGCTGCCGCTGACCTGA
- a CDS encoding RNA 2'-phosphotransferase: protein MNEKTMTRVSKRLSRHLRHRPAEIGLALGPGGWVPVADLLTALARHGLSLTRAELDAVVAGNDKRRFAFDETGTLIRASQGHSVAVDLGLPDAAPPDVLFHGTAERFLPAIRREGLRPGSRHDVHLSGNRETALRVGARHGRPVVLTVDAAAMARDGYRFQVSANGVWLTRAVPPEYLRRH, encoded by the coding sequence ATGAACGAAAAGACGATGACCCGGGTGTCCAAGCGGCTTTCCCGGCACCTGCGGCACCGGCCGGCGGAGATCGGGCTGGCACTCGGACCGGGCGGCTGGGTCCCGGTGGCCGATCTGCTCACCGCTCTGGCCCGGCACGGTCTGTCACTCACCCGGGCGGAACTCGACGCGGTGGTGGCGGGCAACGACAAACGCCGCTTCGCGTTCGACGAGACGGGGACGCTCATCCGGGCGAGCCAGGGGCACAGCGTCGCCGTCGACCTCGGGCTGCCGGACGCGGCCCCGCCGGACGTGCTGTTCCACGGGACGGCCGAGCGGTTCCTGCCCGCCATCCGCCGCGAGGGCCTGCGGCCGGGATCGCGGCACGACGTGCACCTCTCCGGCAACCGGGAGACCGCGCTGCGCGTGGGAGCCCGGCACGGCAGACCGGTCGTGCTGACCGTCGACGCCGCGGCGATGGCGCGCGACGGGTACCGCTTCCAGGTGAGCGCGAACGGTGTCTGGCTCACCCGGGCGGTGCCTCCGGAGTACCTGCGCCGTCACTGA
- a CDS encoding DUF2695 domain-containing protein: MPADAALLDLWTEPQERECLLCYVTRMRADFGCDGTMRWTRRWRTRRAPAVTSLDRIFRQHRTTCDCGVPSAFGAGPVRHGDAVTTLPPPCSGVRRGSAQPCPAWQRPPHQAPPPGGKRSSGTGSGPATPRPRRRA, from the coding sequence ATGCCCGCCGACGCCGCGCTGCTCGACCTGTGGACCGAGCCGCAGGAGCGCGAATGCCTGCTCTGCTACGTGACGCGAATGCGCGCCGATTTCGGCTGCGACGGGACGATGCGCTGGACGCGGCGGTGGCGGACCCGCCGCGCCCCGGCGGTCACCTCGCTCGACCGGATCTTCCGGCAGCACCGCACCACGTGCGATTGCGGCGTGCCGTCCGCGTTCGGGGCCGGCCCGGTGCGCCACGGCGACGCCGTCACGACGCTGCCGCCACCCTGCTCCGGGGTCCGCCGCGGCTCGGCACAGCCCTGCCCGGCCTGGCAGCGCCCGCCCCACCAAGCCCCGCCGCCGGGCGGGAAACGGTCATCCGGCACGGGCTCCGGCCCGGCTACGCCCCGCCCTCGGCGGCGGGCTTGA
- the soxR gene encoding redox-sensitive transcriptional activator SoxR, whose translation MTKLADHLTIGQVAERSGVPHTALRFYEDRGLISSERSAGNQRRYPRSVLRRIAFIRAAQRVGLSLEEIHDALSTLPRDHAPTKADWARLSRGWQDELDARIDALQRLRDRLTGCVGCGCLSLRVCGLYNTDDRMAQYGPGARGLKPAAEGGA comes from the coding sequence GTGACCAAGCTTGCCGACCACCTGACCATCGGCCAGGTCGCCGAGCGCAGCGGCGTGCCGCACACCGCCCTGCGATTCTACGAGGACCGGGGCCTGATCTCGTCCGAGCGCTCGGCGGGGAACCAGCGGCGCTATCCGCGGTCGGTGCTGCGCCGCATCGCGTTCATCCGCGCGGCGCAGCGGGTGGGCCTCAGCCTCGAGGAGATCCACGACGCGCTGTCCACCCTGCCCCGCGACCACGCGCCGACGAAGGCCGACTGGGCGCGGCTGTCCCGCGGGTGGCAGGACGAACTCGACGCCCGCATCGACGCCCTCCAGCGGCTGCGTGACCGGCTGACGGGGTGCGTCGGCTGCGGCTGCCTGTCGCTGCGCGTGTGCGGCCTCTACAACACCGACGACCGGATGGCGCAGTACGGCCCGGGGGCACGCGGGCTCAAGCCCGCCGCCGAGGGCGGGGCGTAG
- the hisH gene encoding imidazole glycerol phosphate synthase subunit HisH yields MARVVILDYGSGNLRSAERAVRRVGAEVEVTADPHAALEADGLVVPGVGAYAACMAGLLSVGGEKIIGSRLAGGRPVLGICVGMQILFERGVEHGVETAGTGEWPGTVERLHADVVPHMGWNTVRAPADSQLFAGLDAGTRFYFVHSYAARRWELDSGLPGQQPKVTWSHHGEDFVAAAENGPLWATQFHPEKSGDAGAHLLENWLRTL; encoded by the coding sequence GTGGCTCGCGTCGTGATTCTGGACTACGGATCGGGGAACCTGCGCTCCGCCGAGCGCGCTGTGCGGCGCGTCGGCGCCGAGGTCGAGGTGACCGCCGACCCGCATGCGGCGCTCGAAGCCGACGGCCTCGTCGTACCGGGCGTGGGCGCCTACGCGGCCTGCATGGCCGGTCTGCTGTCCGTGGGCGGCGAGAAGATCATCGGCAGCCGGCTCGCCGGCGGACGGCCCGTGCTCGGAATCTGCGTGGGCATGCAGATCCTCTTCGAGCGGGGCGTCGAGCACGGCGTGGAGACCGCGGGCACGGGTGAGTGGCCCGGCACCGTGGAACGCCTGCACGCCGACGTCGTCCCCCACATGGGCTGGAACACCGTCCGCGCGCCGGCGGACTCGCAGTTGTTCGCCGGCCTGGACGCCGGCACGCGGTTCTACTTCGTGCACTCCTACGCCGCCCGGCGCTGGGAGCTCGACTCCGGCCTGCCGGGCCAGCAGCCGAAGGTGACGTGGTCGCACCACGGTGAGGACTTCGTCGCAGCCGCCGAGAACGGGCCCCTGTGGGCGACGCAGTTCCACCCCGAGAAGTCCGGCGACGCGGGCGCCCACCTGCTGGAGAACTGGCTGCGCACCCTGTGA
- the priA gene encoding bifunctional 1-(5-phosphoribosyl)-5-((5-phosphoribosylamino)methylideneamino)imidazole-4-carboxamide isomerase/phosphoribosylanthranilate isomerase PriA produces the protein MTFTLLPAVDVADGQAVRLVQGEAGTETSYGSPLEAALAWQRDGAEWIHLVDLDAAFGTGDNQELISRVVGELDVQVELSGGIRDDSSLAAALATGARRVNLGTAVLEDPEWTAKVIAAYGDRVAIGLDVRITEQGHRLKGRGWTSDGGDLWEVLERLDRDGAARYVVTDVSKDGTLQGPNLDLLAEVAARTDAPVIASGGVSSLDDLRALAGLAPDGVEGAIVGKALYAGAFTLPEALAAVSPRA, from the coding sequence GTGACGTTCACCCTGCTTCCCGCTGTCGATGTGGCCGATGGCCAGGCCGTGCGTCTCGTCCAGGGCGAGGCCGGCACGGAGACCTCCTACGGCAGCCCGCTGGAGGCGGCCCTGGCCTGGCAGCGCGACGGCGCCGAGTGGATCCACCTGGTCGACCTCGACGCCGCGTTCGGCACGGGTGACAACCAGGAGCTGATCTCCCGCGTGGTCGGCGAGCTGGACGTCCAGGTCGAGCTCTCCGGCGGCATCCGCGACGACTCCTCCCTGGCGGCCGCGCTCGCCACCGGCGCCCGGCGCGTCAACCTGGGCACCGCCGTGCTCGAAGATCCGGAGTGGACCGCCAAGGTGATCGCCGCCTACGGTGACCGCGTCGCGATCGGGCTCGACGTGCGCATCACCGAGCAGGGGCACCGGCTCAAGGGCCGCGGCTGGACCAGCGATGGCGGTGACCTGTGGGAGGTCCTGGAACGCCTGGACCGCGACGGCGCCGCCCGCTACGTGGTCACCGACGTCAGCAAGGACGGCACCCTCCAGGGCCCCAACCTCGACCTGCTCGCCGAGGTCGCCGCCCGCACCGACGCGCCGGTGATCGCCTCCGGTGGGGTGTCCAGTTTGGACGACCTGCGTGCGCTGGCGGGCCTGGCGCCCGACGGGGTGGAGGGCGCCATCGTCGGCAAGGCCCTCTACGCCGGGGCGTTCACCCTGCCGGAAGCCCTCGCCGCGGTCAGCCCGCGAGCCTGA
- a CDS encoding PPOX class F420-dependent oxidoreductase, with translation MSEFERIAAEKFLLLTTFRKSGAPVPTPVWAAGDAGEIVVWSERTAGKVKRIRNNPEITVQGCDLRGNSVHGPVVRGRARILDDEATERVRTVIARKYGIVGRVTMFFSRLRGRRRTVGLAIRLAG, from the coding sequence ATGTCGGAATTCGAGCGGATCGCCGCCGAGAAGTTCCTCCTGCTGACCACGTTCCGCAAGTCCGGCGCCCCGGTGCCGACACCGGTCTGGGCGGCCGGGGACGCCGGGGAGATCGTGGTCTGGAGCGAGCGCACGGCGGGCAAGGTCAAGCGGATCCGCAACAACCCGGAGATCACGGTGCAGGGCTGCGACCTCCGCGGGAACTCGGTACACGGCCCGGTGGTGCGGGGCCGCGCACGGATCCTGGACGACGAAGCCACCGAACGGGTGCGGACGGTGATCGCGCGCAAGTACGGGATCGTCGGTCGGGTGACGATGTTCTTCAGCAGGCTGCGTGGCCGCCGCCGGACCGTGGGGCTGGCGATCAGGCTCGCGGGCTGA
- a CDS encoding ABC transporter permease, protein MNPAITLATARRVLTQLRHDPRTVVMLVAVPAVLMLLLRYVFNSAAQFDRIAPALLGVFPFLTMFLITSVATLRERTSTTLERLMTTPLGKLDLLFGYALAFGLLAVVQVGVACGVSVGLGLVIAGSLWVLLLIALLDALLGVALGLFVSAFARTEFQAIQFMPVFVLPQFLLCGLFAARDEMGWVLNWLSHVMPLSYAVEALGRVTTSSTLDVTTVRDVLVVAGCVLLALVLGAVTLRRRTP, encoded by the coding sequence GTGAACCCGGCCATCACCCTCGCGACCGCGCGCCGGGTGCTGACCCAGCTGCGGCACGATCCACGCACCGTCGTGATGCTCGTCGCGGTCCCCGCGGTGCTGATGCTGCTGCTGCGGTACGTGTTCAACTCCGCCGCGCAGTTCGACCGGATCGCACCGGCGCTGCTGGGGGTCTTCCCGTTCCTGACGATGTTCCTCATCACCTCGGTCGCCACGCTGCGGGAACGCACGAGCACCACCCTGGAGCGGCTGATGACCACGCCGCTGGGCAAACTGGACCTGCTGTTCGGCTACGCGCTGGCGTTCGGGCTGCTCGCGGTGGTGCAGGTGGGGGTCGCGTGCGGGGTGAGCGTGGGTCTCGGGCTCGTCATCGCGGGCTCGCTGTGGGTGCTGCTGCTGATCGCACTGCTCGACGCGCTGCTGGGCGTGGCGCTGGGCCTGTTCGTCAGCGCGTTCGCCCGCACCGAGTTCCAGGCGATCCAGTTCATGCCGGTGTTCGTGCTGCCGCAGTTCCTGCTGTGCGGGCTGTTCGCGGCGCGCGACGAGATGGGCTGGGTGCTGAACTGGCTGTCGCACGTAATGCCGCTGTCGTACGCGGTCGAGGCACTGGGCCGCGTCACCACGTCCTCCACACTGGACGTCACGACGGTGCGGGACGTGCTGGTGGTGGCCGGTTGCGTGCTGCTCGCCCTCGTCCTCGGCGCGGTCACGCTCCGGCGCCGCACCCCGTGA
- a CDS encoding ABC transporter ATP-binding protein → MTNYAVGVDGLRVVRGGREVVRGVTFAVPRGTVTGLLGPSGCGKTTLMRAVVGVQIVAGGTVTVLGHPAGSPALRRTIGYATQNPAVYTDLTVTEALQYFASILRVPSADVTRVIAEVGLTEHAHELIGTLSGGEHSRANLAVALLGEPELLVLDEPTVGLDPVLRDSLWEMFGRLAAQGTTLLVSSHVMDEAARCDRLLLMREGTLLADDTPAALRARTGAADLEQAFLHLIRHREGAIP, encoded by the coding sequence GTGACCAATTACGCCGTCGGCGTGGACGGCCTCCGGGTCGTCCGCGGCGGCCGCGAGGTGGTCCGCGGCGTCACGTTCGCGGTACCGCGCGGCACCGTCACCGGGTTGCTCGGGCCGAGCGGCTGCGGCAAGACGACCCTGATGCGGGCGGTCGTCGGCGTGCAGATCGTGGCGGGTGGCACCGTCACGGTGCTCGGCCACCCGGCCGGCAGCCCGGCGCTGCGGCGCACGATCGGGTACGCGACGCAGAACCCGGCCGTCTACACCGACCTCACGGTCACCGAGGCGCTGCAGTACTTCGCCTCGATCCTGCGGGTGCCCTCCGCCGACGTCACCCGGGTCATCGCCGAGGTGGGCCTGACCGAGCACGCGCACGAGCTCATCGGCACCCTCTCCGGCGGGGAGCACAGCCGGGCCAACCTGGCGGTCGCGCTGCTCGGCGAGCCCGAGCTGCTGGTGCTGGACGAGCCTACGGTCGGGCTGGACCCGGTGCTGCGGGACAGCCTGTGGGAGATGTTCGGGCGGCTGGCCGCGCAGGGCACCACGCTGCTGGTGTCCAGCCACGTCATGGACGAGGCCGCGCGGTGCGACCGGCTGCTGCTGATGCGCGAGGGCACACTGCTCGCCGACGACACCCCCGCCGCGCTGCGCGCCCGCACCGGCGCGGCCGACCTGGAGCAGGCGTTCCTGCACCTCATCCGCCACCGCGAGGGGGCGATCCCGTGA
- a CDS encoding DMT family transporter produces the protein MWWGLLCAVAAAVAYGVASVFQAVAARAVDDGGSGVDPRLLVRVLRQWRYVLGLGLDALGFVAQLVALRVLPLFVVQAALAASLAVTAVAALAVGARLARREWTAIAVVCAGLALLGASAQSEGSAPVGTAFHAGLLVVVAVLAVAGWGAGRAPERIRTPALGLIAGLCFGTVALAGRVLTVTGVGSVLTDPAAYALAAAGVLAMLFFASALQRGSVTTATALMVVGETVVPSVIGVLVLGDSTRAGFGTAAVAGFVLAVAAALALARFGELESPQETAT, from the coding sequence GTGTGGTGGGGGTTGCTCTGCGCGGTGGCCGCCGCGGTGGCCTACGGCGTGGCCTCGGTGTTCCAGGCCGTCGCGGCGCGCGCGGTCGACGACGGGGGGTCCGGTGTGGACCCCCGCCTGCTGGTGCGCGTGCTGCGGCAGTGGCGGTACGTCCTCGGCCTCGGCCTGGACGCGCTGGGGTTCGTGGCACAGCTGGTCGCGTTGCGGGTGCTGCCGTTGTTCGTGGTGCAGGCCGCGCTGGCCGCGAGCCTCGCCGTGACGGCCGTGGCCGCGCTCGCGGTCGGTGCGCGGCTGGCCCGCCGGGAGTGGACCGCGATCGCCGTGGTGTGCGCCGGGCTGGCGCTGCTCGGTGCCTCCGCGCAGAGCGAGGGCTCGGCGCCGGTCGGCACCGCGTTCCACGCAGGCCTGCTCGTGGTGGTCGCGGTGCTGGCCGTGGCCGGCTGGGGCGCCGGCCGCGCGCCGGAGCGGATCCGCACGCCGGCGCTCGGGCTGATCGCCGGGTTGTGCTTCGGCACCGTGGCACTGGCCGGCCGGGTGCTGACCGTGACCGGCGTGGGGAGCGTGCTGACCGATCCGGCCGCGTACGCCCTGGCCGCCGCGGGGGTGCTCGCGATGTTGTTCTTCGCCTCGGCCCTGCAACGGGGCAGCGTGACGACGGCGACGGCGCTGATGGTCGTCGGGGAGACCGTGGTGCCGTCGGTGATCGGCGTGCTCGTGCTGGGCGATTCGACGCGGGCCGGGTTCGGGACGGCCGCGGTGGCCGGGTTCGTGCTGGCGGTCGCGGCGGCGCTCGCGCTGGCCCGGTTCGGCGAGCTGGAGAGTCCACAGGAGACGGCGACCTGA
- the hisF gene encoding imidazole glycerol phosphate synthase subunit HisF gives MGVAVRVIPCLDVDAGRVVKGVNFADLRDAGDPVELARAYDAEGADELTFLDVTASSGNRETTLDVVRRTAEQVFIPLTVGGGVRACDDVDRLLRAGADKVSINTAAIARPELLREASRRFGAQCIVLSVDARRVPEGAEPTPSGFEVTTHGGRRGTGIDAVDWAQRGEELGVGEILLNSMDADGTKAGFDLELIEKTRKVVSVPVIASGGAGAVEHFLPAVRAGADAVLAASVFHFGQLKIGAVKDALRAGGVEVR, from the coding sequence ATGGGTGTAGCGGTCAGGGTGATCCCGTGTCTGGACGTCGACGCGGGCCGGGTGGTGAAGGGCGTCAACTTCGCCGACCTCCGGGATGCCGGTGATCCGGTGGAGCTGGCGCGGGCCTACGACGCGGAGGGCGCCGACGAGCTCACCTTCCTCGACGTGACCGCCTCCTCGGGCAACCGCGAGACGACCCTCGACGTGGTCCGCCGTACCGCCGAGCAGGTGTTCATCCCGCTGACCGTCGGCGGCGGGGTGCGGGCCTGCGACGACGTCGACCGCCTGCTGCGCGCCGGTGCGGACAAGGTGAGCATCAACACGGCCGCGATCGCCCGGCCCGAGCTGCTGCGCGAGGCGTCCCGCCGGTTCGGCGCGCAGTGCATCGTGCTGTCGGTCGACGCCCGCCGGGTCCCCGAGGGCGCCGAGCCGACGCCGTCCGGCTTCGAGGTCACCACCCACGGCGGCCGCCGCGGCACCGGCATCGACGCGGTCGACTGGGCCCAGCGCGGCGAGGAGCTCGGAGTGGGGGAGATCCTGCTCAACTCGATGGACGCCGACGGCACCAAGGCCGGGTTCGACCTGGAGCTGATCGAGAAGACGCGCAAGGTGGTCAGCGTGCCGGTGATCGCCAGTGGTGGCGCGGGCGCGGTCGAGCACTTCCTGCCGGCCGTGCGGGCCGGGGCGGACGCGGTGCTCGCCGCCAGCGTGTTCCACTTCGGACAGTTGAAGATCGGTGCGGTCAAGGACGCCCTGCGCGCCGGCGGGGTGGAGGTCCGGTGA
- the hisI gene encoding phosphoribosyl-AMP cyclohydrolase: protein MSLAPELAGRLKRNADGLVCAVVVDHATSDVLMVAWMNDEALERTLTTRRGTYYSRSRQELWVKGETSGHVQHVREVRVDCDADTLLVRVDQTGPACHTGSRTCFDGGERLLLADEG, encoded by the coding sequence GTGAGCCTGGCACCCGAACTCGCCGGGCGCCTCAAGCGCAACGCCGACGGGTTGGTCTGCGCGGTCGTGGTCGACCACGCGACGTCCGACGTGCTGATGGTGGCGTGGATGAACGACGAGGCGCTGGAGCGCACCCTGACCACCCGGCGCGGCACGTACTACTCGCGCAGCAGGCAGGAGCTGTGGGTCAAGGGCGAGACGTCCGGGCACGTGCAGCACGTGCGCGAGGTCCGCGTGGACTGCGACGCCGACACGCTGCTGGTGCGCGTGGACCAGACCGGGCCCGCCTGTCACACCGGCAGCCGCACCTGCTTCGACGGCGGCGAGCGGCTCCTGCTGGCCGACGAGGGCTAG
- a CDS encoding NAD(P)H-binding protein, translating into MTGASGGLGSLVLERLTENEGVWAASRTPDQLSVDVPTRHIDFDDPASLTKGFEGAEVVLLISAGYAEDDVVIARHGAAIDAAEQAGVGHIVYTSLSAAGDHLAFALPHRWTERRLMAGRTDWTILRNGIYAEMSIPGAAEAAATGRFTGPLGEGRLAAVARADLAEVTAKIVAEPAGHGGKIYELVGEHAIGGADIARAVAEATGRDVVYEPGTLAQLREALTTAGVPGWQIPIVVSTYSVIAAGFMAETAGDLADLLGRAPQSALDVIATAVA; encoded by the coding sequence GTGACCGGTGCGTCGGGTGGGCTGGGCAGCCTTGTGCTGGAGCGCCTGACCGAGAACGAGGGCGTGTGGGCGGCAAGCAGGACTCCGGATCAGCTGTCGGTGGACGTGCCGACACGCCACATCGACTTCGACGACCCGGCGAGTCTGACGAAGGGGTTCGAGGGCGCGGAAGTGGTGTTGCTCATCTCCGCGGGATACGCGGAGGACGACGTGGTCATCGCACGCCATGGAGCCGCCATCGACGCCGCGGAGCAGGCCGGGGTCGGCCACATCGTCTACACGAGCCTGTCCGCGGCCGGGGACCACCTCGCGTTCGCGCTGCCGCATCGCTGGACGGAGCGCCGGTTGATGGCCGGCCGTACGGACTGGACGATCCTGCGCAACGGCATCTACGCCGAGATGAGCATCCCGGGTGCGGCCGAGGCCGCGGCCACCGGCAGGTTCACGGGCCCGCTGGGAGAGGGACGGCTGGCCGCGGTGGCCCGTGCGGACCTCGCGGAGGTCACCGCCAAAATCGTGGCCGAGCCCGCCGGCCACGGTGGCAAGATCTACGAACTGGTCGGCGAGCACGCCATCGGTGGCGCCGACATCGCCCGCGCGGTGGCCGAGGCAACCGGACGGGACGTCGTCTACGAGCCCGGCACACTGGCCCAGCTCCGCGAGGCGCTCACCACCGCCGGTGTCCCGGGCTGGCAGATCCCGATCGTGGTCTCCACCTACTCCGTCATCGCGGCCGGTTTCATGGCCGAAACCGCCGGCGACCTGGCCGATCTGCTCGGCCGGGCCCCGCAGTCCGCGCTGGACGTGATCGCCACCGCCGTGGCATGA
- a CDS encoding winged helix-turn-helix transcriptional regulator, translating to MSVRHTGVTTDPAIVRDDEQMACDVREVLDRIGDKWTVLVINELAHGVRRFRQLQRDVPGISQRMLTLTLRRLERDGLVARTVYPTVPARVEYALTPTGHSLTFVLKAVADWAAEHRDTVIESRASWDSGTGTPGPGVERPAGFAAPAPGGVAGVRSGSGLPARSG from the coding sequence ATGTCGGTGAGGCACACCGGGGTAACCACCGATCCCGCCATCGTCCGTGACGACGAACAGATGGCCTGCGATGTCCGGGAGGTCCTGGACCGCATCGGCGACAAATGGACGGTGCTGGTGATCAACGAGCTGGCGCACGGCGTACGCCGCTTCCGGCAACTCCAGCGGGACGTCCCGGGCATCTCCCAGCGCATGCTGACCCTGACCCTCCGCCGCCTGGAACGCGATGGCCTGGTCGCACGCACCGTCTATCCGACCGTTCCGGCCCGCGTCGAGTACGCGCTGACTCCCACCGGTCACAGCCTCACGTTCGTACTGAAAGCCGTCGCCGACTGGGCGGCGGAGCACCGCGACACGGTGATCGAGTCCCGCGCCAGCTGGGACAGCGGGACCGGAACGCCTGGCCCCGGTGTGGAGAGGCCGGCCGGGTTCGCCGCGCCGGCGCCCGGCGGAGTGGCCGGGGTTCGCTCCGGCAGCGGCCTGCCGGCGCGGTCCGGCTAG
- a CDS encoding TetR/AcrR family transcriptional regulator, producing MSTAEQPTPARRRGRRPGGQDTRAALLEAAREVFGESGYEGATVRAIAARAGVDAAMVNHWFGGKEALFAQAVLKLPFDPVQLLSDLMDGPVEELGERIVRRFLTAWDSTEGGAFPALVRSIAGHEQAALSLKDFLIRHVLENVVRHVSPDRPELRAALCASQIAGMGMARYVAKFEPFPATGIDTLAAAVGPTLQRYLTGEID from the coding sequence GTGAGCACCGCGGAACAGCCTACGCCCGCCCGGCGGCGCGGCCGGCGGCCCGGCGGCCAGGACACCAGGGCCGCGCTGCTGGAGGCCGCGCGCGAGGTCTTCGGCGAAAGCGGCTACGAAGGCGCCACCGTCCGCGCCATCGCGGCACGGGCGGGTGTCGACGCGGCCATGGTGAACCACTGGTTCGGCGGCAAGGAGGCCCTGTTCGCGCAGGCCGTGCTGAAGCTGCCGTTCGACCCGGTGCAGCTCCTGTCCGACCTGATGGACGGGCCGGTGGAGGAGCTCGGCGAACGCATCGTGCGGCGGTTCCTCACCGCCTGGGACTCCACCGAGGGCGGTGCGTTCCCCGCGCTGGTGCGCAGCATCGCCGGGCACGAGCAGGCGGCCCTGAGCCTCAAGGACTTCCTGATCCGGCACGTACTGGAGAACGTGGTCCGGCACGTGTCGCCGGACCGGCCGGAACTGCGCGCGGCGCTGTGCGCGTCGCAGATCGCGGGCATGGGCATGGCCCGGTACGTGGCGAAGTTCGAGCCGTTCCCGGCCACCGGCATCGACACGCTGGCGGCGGCCGTGGGGCCGACGCTGCAGCGCTACCTCACCGGCGAGATCGACTAG